The genome window CTGGGTAACTTAAGGTTTGAATGAAGGCTGACATCCCCAGTCCTACGCGCCCAATGTCACTTTCGTTGACATTAGCCAATACCCATACATCCTTGATTTGGCCAATGGTAAACAAATTGTCTGCATTGTCGGACCGAAGCTGGGTTTCGCGATTGACGTTTTTTTCAATCACATACCCATCAATAGGCGCCTTTACGTGGTAGACCGGATTTTTGCCCAGGCCGTAGATCCGAAAAATCTCCTTTACCCGGTCAAGTTCGGCCTGGGCTTTTTCCACCTCTTTCTGTGCGCCGATAACTTCGCGCTGCGAATTCAGTTTGCTCTCGTACAGGTCTTCGGCAACCCGTAAGTTTTTCTGGGCCAGCAACAAATCTGACTGCGCCTGAATCATCTGGCTCTCGAAGTTGGCCACTTCGCCGGAGCGAATAACGGCCAGCGTCTGCCCTTTCCGAACATAATCCCCAAGCTCAACTTCCACTTCTTCCACTACCCCACCAACGAGCGGAAAAACCTTGATTACTTTATTTTCGTCGGCGACGACCTTGCCCACCAGCGTTAGTTCACTCTGCACAGTCTGGGTCACGGCGCTGTCGATCCGAATGCGGTGCATCATGGTATCAGACAGCATAAATGCCTCCGCTTCTTCTGCCTCCTGCTTAGGTTGGCAAGAAACCGCCAATACGGCCACCATTGCCACCACAAAACTGGGAATCAATACTTTTTTCATAATTTGTTATCGGAATAAATCCTCTCCAACGACATAGTTCAACTCTTCGTAAGCTCCAATCCGGTCGGCTTTCAGGCGATTTAATTCCCGGACGCTTTCGTTATAGGTCTCAATCAAATCCACAAATTCCAGGAGCGATATATTTCCCTTACCGAAGTTTTTGGTTACCCCAATGCTGAGTTCTTCGAACTGTTCGGTAAAACGCCCCTCCACGGATTGAACCGTCCGCTCTACTTCCTGTACCTTCTGGAGCACGGTACTGACCTCGTTGGCAATCTGAAGGTGCTTGTTCTCTTCCAGACGTTTCTGGTAATCAATCTGGCTACGAGCCGCTTTGATGCCCCCCTGGTTTCGATTCCAGACCGGAATGCTCATGGCAACACCAACCCCGATGTAGTTGGAGATATAGCTTCCCTGCTGGTCGTATACTCCGCTGAGGCTAAGGTCAGGGCGAGCCAGGGCGCGTTGAAAGTTATAGTTGAGTTCAGATTGTCGGGTTAAAGACTGGCTAACTTTCAAATCAGCCCGGTTTGCAAAGGCTTTCTCCCGTAGCTGCTCGCCCGATTCAACAGGCAAACGGTAGCGAGTCAGACCCGCTTCGTTCACTATGAGGGTAATGGGCTGTTCGATGGACAGTAGCGTTCGTAAGGCTTTCTGATTCTCAGCCAGTTGAAAAACTAAATCCGTTCGGTCATTTCGCAATTGGAAGACAAGCGCTTTCAGGCGAAGCAGTTCCCGAAGCGAAACGTTAGCTTTTTCGTATTGTGTTTCGTAGGCATTAACCGTCGTTTGCAGCGTAGCAATCTGCTGGTCATACCGACGAATGGTATTCTGCTGGAAATAGCTTTCGTAGAAACGGCTCCGTAAATCGAAGCGAAGCGCCCGAAGCAAGTCCGTAAACTCGTATTCGGTTAGTTTCGCACTCTCCTCCGCCAACGCAATGCGCTTGTTGCGTTTTCCTGCCGTATAAAGAAGTTGCTGAACGGAAACGATTTTTTGTCCTTGCCGGCCCACATCCAGCACTCTATTGCGAGTTGAATTATAAGCACTTAGCTCAACGGCGACCGTAGGGTTTTCAAACAAACTGGCCTGAATAATGTCCGCCTGGCTCGCCTCTATGCGAAAGCGCTCTGCCAGCAGCAAAAGATTATTTCGGACAAAAAGGCTATCAGCCTGACCCACCGTAAGCCGTAGGGAATCCAGCGTAGCTGCCGATAGAGAAAATGTAATGCAGGAAAGAAAAAAAACGAATAGGAACCGCATAAATCAAAAAGTGCGGCACAAAGATCAATCCGCCACCTTAGAAAGGCGTAAGAGACAGATTAGAAAAAACTAAGGTCTGAATTAGAAAAAGATTAGAATTATAAATGAGGTAGCTTAACGGTAAATACACTTCCCCGGCCCGTTTGGCTTTCAACCAGAATTATTCCCTGGTGCAACTCAACAATGCGTTGGCTGATAGACAGGCCAATACCAAACCCTTCGTAGATTTTAGCATTTCCTGAGCGGTAAAACGGCTCGAAAATATGCTGAATACCCTCTGAATCAATGCCAATTCCCTGGTCCCTGAAGTCAACCCAGCAGTGGCTATTATCGGTTCGAATCTGCACCTCAACGCGGTGATCGGGGGAATATTTGCAGGCGTTATCCATCAGATTGAGCGCCACCCGCTTCAGTAATTCCTCATTTCCCTGCACCAACGTTTCGGTTTCCGCTTCGGGAATATTTACGTAATCAATGGCAACCCGATACTGCGGACGCGCCGAAATCAACTCTTCCTGCGCCAGAAACAAGACATCTTCCATCCGCACCGCCTTTAAGGTTAATTGATCCAGGTTCTCCAGGGTTCGGGCCAGGAACAGTAAACTGTTCGACAAGCCAATTAATCGGTCGGTATCTTCCAGCAGGTTTTTCATAATTTCGGTGTACTCATCGGGGCTTGGCTTTCGCCGCATACCCAGCTGAATCTCCGATTTAAGCGCGGCCAGGGGCGTACGGAGTTCGTGTGAGGCGTGCGAAACAAAGCTACGCTGTTGGTCAAAGGCCTGTTCGAGGCGTTCTAGCACGAGGTTGAAATTCATCGCCAACTGACCAATTTCGTCCTGCCTGGGGCCTTCGTTAAGGCGCTGCCGTAGATTTTTGGCCGTAATGGTTTGAATTTCCTGGTTAATCCGGTTAATGGGTTGCAGCGATTGACCCGCAAAAAAAATCCCCAACACAACCGTTACGCCAATGCCTGCCAATAGTCCCCAACCCAGCGTATACCGTAAATTAAGCATTTTATTCTTCCCAAATCGATCGTTGGCGGAGGCTAGAACCACCAGTTGCTCGCCATCTTCGTCGTACAGCAAGCCTACCAATTCGTTGTCTCCCGAAAACGTCTCGACTTCTTTTTCCTGACGCACTTCATCCAGTAAGGAAGGCTGGTAGTGGATAACCTGGTCGTCTACACTAGCATAAATCAGCTGATTCTGATTGTTAAACACCAATACTTTTTCGTCGTAAAGCGCGGTTAGGGTGTTCCGGTCAATGATTTTCAGCAAACTTTTGTCAACTTCCTTTACTTTTATGAGAAACCGTACCGTTGTGCGGGCCTTCTTTTTCAAGCGCTCGAAAAATTCCTCCTGCCGAAAATTAGCCGAAGTGAGGTAAATGGTCACGGAAAAAACCAGCAGAATTGACGCGACAATTAACGAAAATTGTAAAGCAATCCGGTTTTTTATCTTCATCTGAAATGAATTCCACCCCAAATACCGCGCAATTGAGGGAATAAAACGGGTGCGTTTCTGGTCTGGAGTAGGTATAGGAATCATAGGCAAGCATTTTTAGTCTTCCTTCATGACGTAGCCCAGGCCAGGGCGCGTATGAATTAGTTTGGGCGAAAAGTCTTTGTCAATTTTCTTGCGCAAATAATTGATGTAGACCTCCACTACGTTCGTTCCGGTATCAAAATTAAAATTCCAGACGTGTTCACTCAAGTCAATTTTTGATACCACGCGCCCCCGATTACGCAGCAGGTATTCCAGCAAAGCAAATTCGCGGGCAGTTAATTCAATCGACGTATCATGCCGTTTCACTTCCTTGGTCGTTACATTCACCACTAAATCGGCTAGCTGCAAAACCTCTTCCCGCTCAGGGCTGCGAACTAGATCCGCGCGGCGGAGACAAGTGGCCACCCGGGCGCTAAGCTCGCGAAAATCAAACGGTTTAACGATATAATCGTCCGCACCGCGCCCCAGCCCTTCTACTTTATCTTCAATTTCACCCAAAGCTGTCAGCATGATAATGGGCAAGTGCGGTTTCTCCTCCCGCAGATTCCGGCAAATTTCAAAGCCGTTCAGACCCGGCAAATTTATATCCAAGATAACGAGATCAAAGGCTTGCTGCAAAGCCAGATTTCGCCCGTTATAACCCTCGTAGGAAATATCGGTTTCGTATCCTTCTTCATTCAAACCGCGACTAATGTTTTGCGCAATCCGACGATCATCTTCAATTATCAATATTTTTTTCATGGAGCGAATAAGCGATTTCGGTGACTAATGGGGCCTTCTCCTTAACAAAACAACAAAAAAGCCGACTTTATTGGCCGGCTTTTTTCAAAGTAGTCTGCTTTTGGGCTTAGAATGGGTAACCCACGGCAATGTTCAGAATCAGGTTTTCGCGCCGCCAACTGCGACTTCCGAAGCTGATCTGATCGAATACCCAGCGTTCTCCGTCCGGCAAATAGGGCTTCCGCAGCGGAAAGGCCAAATCGAAGCGAAGAACGAAATACGATAGATCGAGCCGCAAGCCTACCCCCGTACCAACTGCCAGTTGTTTGTGCCAATCTTTGCTAAACTGGGAGCCATCATTATAGGCTAAGGTATCTTTAAACATCCAGACGTTACCTACGTCTAGAAAGATAGCTCCCTGCAAGAAACTATTAAACTTTGGTCGCAGCTCCGTACTGCCTTCAATTTTGATATCGCCCCCACCGTCTTGCAAGACAAAAGTTTGACCATCTTCCCGTGGACGGTTGTAGATTCCAGGACCAACGCCCCTGGGCCGAAATGCCCGAATGCTATTGCTACCACCCACAAAGAATTGTTTGA of Tellurirhabdus bombi contains these proteins:
- a CDS encoding efflux RND transporter periplasmic adaptor subunit, which gives rise to MKKVLIPSFVVAMVAVLAVSCQPKQEAEEAEAFMLSDTMMHRIRIDSAVTQTVQSELTLVGKVVADENKVIKVFPLVGGVVEEVEVELGDYVRKGQTLAVIRSGEVANFESQMIQAQSDLLLAQKNLRVAEDLYESKLNSQREVIGAQKEVEKAQAELDRVKEIFRIYGLGKNPVYHVKAPIDGYVIEKNVNRETQLRSDNADNLFTIGQIKDVWVLANVNESDIGRVGLGMSAFIQTLSYPDQVFKGKVDKIFNVLDPNTKAMTVRIKLPNDGQKLKPEMHATVSLRFDEGQHMTTIPSSSVIFDKSKHFVMVFRGRSNIETREVEVHKMLGDVAYIRAGLKPGEQVISKDQLLVYNALND
- a CDS encoding TolC family protein, with the translated sequence MRFLFVFFLSCITFSLSAATLDSLRLTVGQADSLFVRNNLLLLAERFRIEASQADIIQASLFENPTVAVELSAYNSTRNRVLDVGRQGQKIVSVQQLLYTAGKRNKRIALAEESAKLTEYEFTDLLRALRFDLRSRFYESYFQQNTIRRYDQQIATLQTTVNAYETQYEKANVSLRELLRLKALVFQLRNDRTDLVFQLAENQKALRTLLSIEQPITLIVNEAGLTRYRLPVESGEQLREKAFANRADLKVSQSLTRQSELNYNFQRALARPDLSLSGVYDQQGSYISNYIGVGVAMSIPVWNRNQGGIKAARSQIDYQKRLEENKHLQIANEVSTVLQKVQEVERTVQSVEGRFTEQFEELSIGVTKNFGKGNISLLEFVDLIETYNESVRELNRLKADRIGAYEELNYVVGEDLFR
- a CDS encoding HAMP domain-containing sensor histidine kinase, which codes for MKIKNRIALQFSLIVASILLVFSVTIYLTSANFRQEEFFERLKKKARTTVRFLIKVKEVDKSLLKIIDRNTLTALYDEKVLVFNNQNQLIYASVDDQVIHYQPSLLDEVRQEKEVETFSGDNELVGLLYDEDGEQLVVLASANDRFGKNKMLNLRYTLGWGLLAGIGVTVVLGIFFAGQSLQPINRINQEIQTITAKNLRQRLNEGPRQDEIGQLAMNFNLVLERLEQAFDQQRSFVSHASHELRTPLAALKSEIQLGMRRKPSPDEYTEIMKNLLEDTDRLIGLSNSLLFLARTLENLDQLTLKAVRMEDVLFLAQEELISARPQYRVAIDYVNIPEAETETLVQGNEELLKRVALNLMDNACKYSPDHRVEVQIRTDNSHCWVDFRDQGIGIDSEGIQHIFEPFYRSGNAKIYEGFGIGLSISQRIVELHQGIILVESQTGRGSVFTVKLPHL
- a CDS encoding response regulator transcription factor, producing the protein MKKILIIEDDRRIAQNISRGLNEEGYETDISYEGYNGRNLALQQAFDLVILDINLPGLNGFEICRNLREEKPHLPIIMLTALGEIEDKVEGLGRGADDYIVKPFDFRELSARVATCLRRADLVRSPEREEVLQLADLVVNVTTKEVKRHDTSIELTAREFALLEYLLRNRGRVVSKIDLSEHVWNFNFDTGTNVVEVYINYLRKKIDKDFSPKLIHTRPGLGYVMKED